CGGGACCATGGCAACTGGGGGCTTTAGCACCTTGGATAGCAGCCTTGGCGGTTTTGAGTCCCCGCTGATTGAATACACGGTCATTCTGTTCATGATCCTGGCTGGCACGAATTTCACGCTGATTTATCTAACGTGTCTGGGCAAACCGATGACGCTGCTCAAGGACGTTGAATGGCAGACTTACGTCGGGTTAATTCTTCTGGCGACGGTGGTGATTGTCGGAGCAGGAACGTGGGGCCGCGCGGACTTCGACCCAGAAGGTGAGCTATCGGGTGCAGCCGAAGCGGAGCTGGCCTTCCGAGATTCTCTTTTCCAGGTTGTTTCGATTGTCACCACGACAGGCTTCGGTACCGCTGATTTCGATCTTTGGAGCGACACTTCACGGGCGATTCTTATCTTCTTGATGTTCGTGGGCGGCTGTGCTGGGAGCACTGGCGGTGGCATGAAAGTCATTCGGCATATTCTGTTCGTGAAAATCATTGGTCGTGAGTTTGAGAAAGCCTATCATCCTTCGGTGATACGTCATTTGCGTTTGGGTGGCGAGTCGATCACCGATCCCGATCTCACGCGTCAGATTTTGACTTACGTGGGCCTGGTGGCGATGATTTTTGTGACCAGTTGGATCGCTTTGGTCGCCATTGAGCCGGCAGACACTTGGAAAGCGGCAGAACTCTCCGAGGAGAACGAACTGATCGATTCTGCAGGTGCGGTTGCTGCGACTTTGCATAATATTGGCCCGGCTGTTGGCATCGTTGGCCCGACGCGTAACTACGCCCTATTCACGGCACCCGCGAAACTTCTCTTCACTTTTCTGATGATGCTCGGGCGTTTGGAACTGTTCGCGATTCTCGTCCTCGTGCTTCCCAGCTTCTGGCGGACGCGTTAGCTTTTTAGCCGCGGGACCGCGCGCTGCTGATTTCTCTTCGATTCACTCGATGTAACGCTTGTGCCGCCTAGCGAAACTCTGCGGGTCAGCACGCTTAGCCCTCACCGGCTCTTGGTCCGCTGAGGAGCGATCCGATACAGACCCTATCCCCCTACTCGGTTTTTGTCTTGGATGTCGCTCTCGTGAATTTCTCCACTCCCGATCTGGCTCGTCGTTGTCGTTTCGAGCAATTGGAATTCCGACGGTTGCTAGCCGCGGACATTGCTTCACAAGCAATTGATCTGACAGACGGCCACATTGCAGGACGAGTTACTCTCTCCATTTCTGATTCGTGCGATTCAGGTCAGCATCTCTCGGGCATTGCTAATGTCGCGATTCATTTGCTGAACGAGCAGGGGGACCCAGTCCAATCGACGTCGACGAGTGACGACGGTAGTTATTCGTTCTCTGGTCTCGCTCCTGGGCTCTACGCGGTTCTGCAGGAACAGCCAGCGGGGCTGGCTGATGCAGGATTACGAATTGGTTCAGGAGGTGGGCAGTTTCTGTCGGAAAACCTAGTTGGTGAAATCGAGGTCTCCGCCGGTCAGTCTCTTTCTGGATATGACTTCTGTGAAT
The genomic region above belongs to Lacipirellulaceae bacterium and contains:
- a CDS encoding TrkH family potassium uptake protein — its product is MNLQLVARLLGIVSWLIGATMAFSLPWAFPALGAGQKEFERAGFIALIASMAVCGIVGWGLRRYGRDAKDNDSLYRKEAMAVVGLSWVLATILGGLPFFLGRVVYLSVDDQPLPMGIAECLFESQSGFSTTGATVLTAIENTDWVPRCLLFWRSSTHFLGGLGIIVLFVAILGHGSAGKAMMRAEMPGPNKEGSQERMQDAAWTFAGIYLGLNVLLAVLLKLEGMTWFEAICHSFGTMATGGFSTLDSSLGGFESPLIEYTVILFMILAGTNFTLIYLTCLGKPMTLLKDVEWQTYVGLILLATVVIVGAGTWGRADFDPEGELSGAAEAELAFRDSLFQVVSIVTTTGFGTADFDLWSDTSRAILIFLMFVGGCAGSTGGGMKVIRHILFVKIIGREFEKAYHPSVIRHLRLGGESITDPDLTRQILTYVGLVAMIFVTSWIALVAIEPADTWKAAELSEENELIDSAGAVAATLHNIGPAVGIVGPTRNYALFTAPAKLLFTFLMMLGRLELFAILVLVLPSFWRTR